The DNA sequence GAAGGCGCGGACGGCGGACCTCGGCAAGGCGATCGCGGAGGCCGTGTAGCGGCCGCCCGCCTCCCGCCACAGCTCCTACCGCCCGGTGAACTTCGGCGGGCGCTTGTCCTTGAAGGCCTGGACGCCTTCCTTGTGGTCGGCGGTCTGGCGCACCAGCCCCATGTGCGAGGAGACGAGGTCGAGGTGCGTGCGCAGGTCGAGGCGCATGGACTGGTAGACCAGCCTCTTTATCATCCTTATAGGTATCTGCGGCCCGTCGGCGATCTGGCGCGCGAGCGCGTAGGTCTCCTCCGCCAGCTTGTCGGCGGGGACGACGCGATTGACGATCCCGAGCTCGAGCGCCTTGGGCGCCTCGATGAAGTCGGCGGTCCAGAGCAACTCGAGCGCCTTGGCCGTGCCGACGAGGCGCGGCAGGAAATAGGTGTCGCCGTCGCCGGGCACGAGCCCGACGCGGACGTAGCCCGTCGAGAAGCGCGCGGTGTCGGCGGCGATGCGCAGGTCGCACATCACCGACATGCCCATGCCGGCGCCCACCGCCACGCCGTTGATCATCGCGATGACGGGCTTGTCCATCTGCTCGAGCGTCTTGGGCACGCGGTGGATGCCCTCCCAGAGCCCGTTCTTGCCGTCGAGCGCCGAGGGCTCGCCCTGGCCCATGCGCGCGACGTCGCCGCCCGCGCAAAACGCCTTGCCGGCACCCGTCACCACGACCACGTTGACGTCGGGGTCACGCTGGGCTTCGTTGAGCGCCCAGGCCCACCGGTCGATCATGGGCCCGGTGAACGCGTTCATCTTCTCGGGGCGGTTGAGCGTGAGCGTGGCGACCTTGTCCTTGACGTCGTAGAGCAGCTCGTCGGTCTGGGCGGTCATGGCTCTCCTCAGGAGGCGACGGTGGTCGCCGAAAACTTGCGGTTGCGGTGCTCGCCGGAGGTGACAGGCGGGTACTTGGCCGGGTTGCCGGGCCCCTCGCAGCTCGGCAGGCACTCGATCAGCGCGTCGTAGTTCGGCTGGTGAAAGAAGGCGAGCGAGATGCGCTGTGTGCCGAGCTTCGCGTCGCGCGGCGGATTGAGCACACGGTGGAGCGTTGAGATCCACTTGTCGTTCGTCCAGTGCATCATGAGATCGCCGATGTTGACCACGAAGGCATCCGGCACCGGCAGCACGTCGAGCCACTCGCCCTGCCGGGTCTTAACCTGGAGGCCGCCCGGCGCGTCCTCGATCTTCAGAATCGTCATCGTGCCGTAGTCGGTGTGCTCACCGGCGCGGAGCTGCCCGGGCAGCGGCGGCTCTGCCTGGTCAGGGTAGTTGATCGCCCGCACGCGGCTCGCGTGCTTGTCGATCCTGTCGGCGAAGAAGCGCTCGGGCAGGTCGAGCGCGACGGCGAAGACGCGCATGATGTCGGCGGCCAGCCGCTCCATCTCCCGATAGTAGGCGCGCCACACCGAAGGCAGCTCGGGCGGCTTCTCGGGCCAGACGTTCGGAACGAAGTGCGGCGCTCCCTCGGGCCCACGAAAGTAGGCGGTGTCGGGGACGTCCATCGGCCCCTCGTAGAGGCCCTCCTTGACGTCGGCGGGCGCGGCCCTGCCGAGCCCGTAGGAGAGCGCCTCTTCCCCGATCGGGCCGTAGCCGCGGCTCCGGTCGCGCCCGCGAGCCTTCATCTTCTCCTCCAACGGAAGCGCGAAGAATCGCTTCGAGACGTCGTACATCGCGTCGACCTGCTCGCGCGGCACGCCGTGCCCCGTGACGATCAGGAACCCGATCTCCTCGCACGCCGCGCCCACCTTGGGCGCCACGCGACGCCGCCCGTCGGCGGAGCCGGCGAGAAAGGGCGCGATGTCGATGAGCGGAACTTCGCGGAGAGCCATGGGATCTGAGCGCTGCGGGGTCCTAGTCCTTCGGGAGTCCGAGCACCCGCTCGCCCAGGATGTTGCGGAGGATCTCCGAGGTGCCGGCGCGGATCCCGCTGCCGCGGGCGAGCAGCGCGTAGAACTCCCACTGGCCGTCGTCGGGGGCAAGCGCGCTCGGCGCGGCGATCTGCGAGTAGGGGCCGATGACCTCGGTGGCGACGTCGGC is a window from the Candidatus Methylomirabilota bacterium genome containing:
- a CDS encoding enoyl-CoA hydratase-related protein — encoded protein: MTAQTDELLYDVKDKVATLTLNRPEKMNAFTGPMIDRWAWALNEAQRDPDVNVVVVTGAGKAFCAGGDVARMGQGEPSALDGKNGLWEGIHRVPKTLEQMDKPVIAMINGVAVGAGMGMSVMCDLRIAADTARFSTGYVRVGLVPGDGDTYFLPRLVGTAKALELLWTADFIEAPKALELGIVNRVVPADKLAEETYALARQIADGPQIPIRMIKRLVYQSMRLDLRTHLDLVSSHMGLVRQTADHKEGVQAFKDKRPPKFTGR
- a CDS encoding 2-oxoglutarate and iron-dependent oxygenase domain-containing protein, which gives rise to MALREVPLIDIAPFLAGSADGRRRVAPKVGAACEEIGFLIVTGHGVPREQVDAMYDVSKRFFALPLEEKMKARGRDRSRGYGPIGEEALSYGLGRAAPADVKEGLYEGPMDVPDTAYFRGPEGAPHFVPNVWPEKPPELPSVWRAYYREMERLAADIMRVFAVALDLPERFFADRIDKHASRVRAINYPDQAEPPLPGQLRAGEHTDYGTMTILKIEDAPGGLQVKTRQGEWLDVLPVPDAFVVNIGDLMMHWTNDKWISTLHRVLNPPRDAKLGTQRISLAFFHQPNYDALIECLPSCEGPGNPAKYPPVTSGEHRNRKFSATTVAS